One window from the genome of Camelus bactrianus isolate YW-2024 breed Bactrian camel chromosome 4, ASM4877302v1, whole genome shotgun sequence encodes:
- the TPD52L3 gene encoding LOW QUALITY PROTEIN: tumor protein D55 (The sequence of the model RefSeq protein was modified relative to this genomic sequence to represent the inferred CDS: inserted 1 base in 1 codon), translating into MDPSDPESHPTSQESDPADLDFDSVDQDYFSSGHKFDSLYQELDLDSLNEDLLSQSMPGAMTVTSVGTYESHSIAKLEDLTEAMQRELKSXLTKLEAEIVTLHHVLAAKERQCMELKRKLGLTAFAELKQNLSRSWHDVQVSNAYMKQKTSASLSTMGSAICRNFGDMKKSATFRSFEGLMGTIKSRVAGGRELGSDCLPFSVRSGDDPLPVSGSTDNRLPVSGSRTDPVPGSKEDLLPFLEPE; encoded by the exons ATGGATCCATCCGACCCAGAGTCCCACCCCACCAGCCAAGAGTCTGACCCTGCAGACCTAGACTTTGACTCTGTTGACCAAGATTATTTCTCTTCTGGCCACAAGTTCGACTCTCTCTACCAAGAACTGGACCTGGACTCTCTTAATGAAgatcttctttctcagtctatgcCAGGCGCCATGACAGTGACCTCTGTGGGCACATATGAATCCCACTCAATTGCCAAACTAGAGGATCTCACAGAGGCCATGCAACGGGAGCTCAAAT GACTCACTAAATTGGAGGCAGAAATTGTAACCCTACACCACGTGCTGGCAGCCAAAGAGAGACAGTGCATGGAGCTTAAGAGGAAGCTGGGCCTTACGGCCTTTGCGGAACTGAAGCAGAATCTGTCCAGGAGTTGGCATGATGTTCAAGTCTCCAACGCCTACATGAAACAAAAGACATCAGCTTCCCTGTCCACCATGGGCTCTGCCATCTGCAGGAATTTTGGAGACATGAAGAAGTCAGCCACATTCAGATCCTTTGAAGGTCTGATGGGGACAATCAAGTCCAGGGTCGCAGGTGGCAGAGAGCTTGGCAGTGACTGTCTTCCTTTCTCAGTGAGAAGTGGGGATGATCCACTCCCAGTTTCAGGGAGTACAGACAACCGGCTCCCGGTTTCAGGGAGCAGGACTGATCCAGTTCCAGGGAGTAAGGAAGATCTACTTCCCTTTCTGGAGCCAGAATGA